A single region of the Rhodococcus sp. W8901 genome encodes:
- a CDS encoding GDSL-type esterase/lipase family protein, with protein MMERLTTPVDTSIDAPAAVFLPVGTNDIGMGRSPDRVAADMRRLVGAVRDRAPEVPLFVQTVVPRQRRYAGRIRELNGTYRDIAEQSDAVYIDLWPALADENGGLRADFTRDRLHLGGAGYAAWVEVLRSYTHSLPALAGKTRRGRRVTVAIVTMPIVWFS; from the coding sequence ATGATGGAGCGCCTGACCACACCGGTGGACACCTCGATCGACGCTCCGGCCGCGGTATTTCTGCCCGTCGGGACGAACGATATCGGTATGGGCAGGTCCCCCGACCGGGTCGCTGCCGATATGCGGCGGCTGGTCGGCGCGGTGCGCGACCGCGCACCCGAAGTGCCCTTGTTCGTGCAGACCGTGGTGCCCCGGCAACGCCGGTACGCCGGGCGGATCCGCGAACTCAATGGCACGTACCGGGACATCGCCGAACAGTCCGATGCCGTCTACATCGACCTGTGGCCCGCGCTCGCCGATGAGAACGGCGGCCTGCGAGCCGACTTCACCCGTGATCGCCTCCATCTGGGCGGCGCTGGCTACGCCGCATGGGTCGAGGTGCTCCGGTCGTACACCCATTCGCTGCCCGCTCTAGCAGGCAAAACTCGACGCGGCCGCCGAGTGACCGTTGCCATTGTGACAATGCCCATTGTATGGTTCAGCTAA